The genomic DNA TATGGTATGTAAAGGTGAAGACGAAGTACTTAACCCAGGAAATACTGACGCAATGATTGAATATTTATTACCAAAAGCAACTGTAGTAACACCAAACTTATTTGAAGCTGGACAACTTTCTGGCTTAGGCAAATTAACTTCTATCGAAGATATGAAGAAAGCTGCTGAAATTATTTATAATCAAGGTGCGAAACACGTTATTATTAAAGGCGGTAAAGCATTAGATCAAGATAAATCTTACGACTTATACTATGATGGCAACACATTCTATCAATTAACTACAGACATGTTCCAACAAAGTTATAACCACGGTGCTGGTTGTACATTTGCTGCAGCTACTACTGCCTACTTAGCTAATGGCAAATCACCTAAAGATGCTGTTATTAGTGCAAAAGCTTTTGTTGCTTCAGCTATTAAAAATGGTTGGAAAATGAATGACTTTGTAGGTCCTGTAGACCACGGTGCATATAATCGTGTAGAACATATTGATGTAGAGGTAACAGAAGTTTAAACATCATAATATTTTATCAATAATTGAATAATCAATGTTAATATAAACAATTAGCTTTTAATCACTTTACAAGTACTTGAAAGAGACTTGTTATTTGTGATTAAAAGCTTTTTTCTATTATTTAACTTTGACTCAATATATTTTAAAAGGCGAAATATGTTTAACAATTAGCTATTCGGCGTAAACTATGAGTGAATTGAAATGTTTTTAAATTAAGGAGTTTATATGATGAGTGAATTAAATAAAGACACAGAAGTAAAAGCACCGATAACGATTATTGGTGGCGGTATCGGAGGTTTAACATTAGCGAGAGTATTATATGTAAATGGTATTCCTTCTAAAGTATATGAAGCAGATCCGTCACCTGCTGCTCGTACACAAGGTGGACAATTAGACATTCATGAATATAATGGTCAAGTTGCTTTAGAAAAAGCTAATCTTATGGATGAATTCCATTCTATTATTCATGAAGGTGCAGACGCAGCACGTATCTTAAATTCAAATGGCGAGCTACTTTTAGATGTACCTGCTGATGAAAGTAATGGTCGTCCCGAAGTATTACGCGGTGACTTACGTCAAATGTTACTCGATTCTCTTCCAGAAGAAACAATTGAGTGGAATAAGAAAGTAGACCATATCGAAGAAATTCAACAAGGCCAATATAAAGTTGTATTCAGAGATGATAGTTCTGTCACTACAAATAAATTAATTGGTGCTGATGGCGCTTGGTCTAAAGTCCGTAAATTATTAACAGACGTAACGCCAGACTATGTCGGCACAACATTTATCGAAACATATTTACATGATGTAGATTATAACCACCCTGAAACAGCTAAAGCAGTAGGACAAGGTGCAATGTATGCATTATCTCCAGGAAAAGGCTTTGTAGCACATCGTGAAGCGAACAACATTATTCAT from Staphylococcus taiwanensis includes the following:
- the thiD gene encoding bifunctional hydroxymethylpyrimidine kinase/phosphomethylpyrimidine kinase, yielding MALKKVLTIAGSDTSAGAGMQADLKTFQELDTYGMVALTAVVTMDKETWSHDVTPLPMDLFEKQLETAISIGPDAIKTGMLGTQEIIKRAGEAFEQSGAQYFVVDPVMVCKGEDEVLNPGNTDAMIEYLLPKATVVTPNLFEAGQLSGLGKLTSIEDMKKAAEIIYNQGAKHVIIKGGKALDQDKSYDLYYDGNTFYQLTTDMFQQSYNHGAGCTFAAATTAYLANGKSPKDAVISAKAFVASAIKNGWKMNDFVGPVDHGAYNRVEHIDVEVTEV
- a CDS encoding FAD-dependent monooxygenase produces the protein MSELNKDTEVKAPITIIGGGIGGLTLARVLYVNGIPSKVYEADPSPAARTQGGQLDIHEYNGQVALEKANLMDEFHSIIHEGADAARILNSNGELLLDVPADESNGRPEVLRGDLRQMLLDSLPEETIEWNKKVDHIEEIQQGQYKVVFRDDSSVTTNKLIGADGAWSKVRKLLTDVTPDYVGTTFIETYLHDVDYNHPETAKAVGQGAMYALSPGKGFVAHREANNIIHTYIQMNRDLEWINSIDFSNKKETIDTVAAEFKGWAPEIMALLTESDSDIVARKINALPDKHRWEPKSGVTLIGDAAHLIAPSGEGANLAMLDAAELAEGIANNYDDIDDVIKDYESRTFPRSEEEQQESHEILDICLGQDSPDRFVKLFKGER